Within the Chitinivorax sp. B genome, the region AGGTTGTGCGTTCACTGATGCTGGCATGGACCAGTCTTCTTATCAGCCCGGCTTTTGCCGAAGGTTATTCTGGCCTGGGCACTGAAAGTCTGGCCAAAGAAACCATCGAACAGTTTCGGCCAAAGCCATTGGATACCTCGCTGACAGGCCGCATCCAGAACATGCTTGATATCTCCAGTCCGGGTGCCGGCATGCTAACTGCAGACGGTAAACAATTATTTTTCACTTGGCGGGTAACGGGGATTTCTCAAGTGTGGCGACTGGATGGCCCACAGCGCTTCCCTGTCCAGATGACTGGTGGTGAGGATGCCACGCGTTTGGCTGGCATCACGCCGGATAATCGCTTTCTGCTGATTTCACGCGACCGCAAAGGCGAAGAAAACCCTGGCTTGTATCTACAACCAACCGATGGAGGAAGCCTGATTGAGATTCAACATAAACCCAAGGTGCAAACCCGCCTGCAATTTGTGTCAGATGACAGTCAATATGTCTATTACAGTGCCAATGATCAGCGCCAGGACAGTTATGCGTTGTATCGTTATGAAATCCACACTGGCAAGAAGACACTGATCTTTAACCAACCAGGGCTATGGAATATTGCGGATCATCAGGCCGATGGTCGACTGTTGCTAGAGAAAAATCTTTCCAACGTCATTACCGAATACTATGAGTTTCAACCTACCACTCAGCAACTCACTCCATTATTGGGGCAAGATGAAAAAGCTGAATACAATGCGGCCTATAGCGCCCACCCTGGCGAACTGATTGTACAGACATCGAAATTAGGCGATTTCCGTCGCCTGTATCGCTGGCAAGGTGGCAAATTCACCCCGCTCTCGCCAGAGATCAAATGGGATGTCAGCCATTTCTCCATTGACCCAGCACGTCGCCATATTGTCTTTTCGATCAACGAAGGCGGCTATACTCGAACCGCGGCATTAGATGCCACAACCTATGCACCAATCAAGCTGCCGACCTTCAAAGACGCAGACCACATTGTCATCAACAGCCATACACGTGACGGGCGTTTCAGCGTGTTGGCCATCGAAACCGCCACTGCACCACTCGTCAGCTACATTTACGAATGGAAGACCGGTAAGCTGACACAATGGCAGCAGTCGATGACCCCAGAAATCGATACCCGACGTTTTGCCAAAGCCACCCTGGAAAGCTACCCAGCTCGCGATGGCACACCGATTCCCATGTTTGTACGTCGTCCAGCCCAGTGCGATCCTGCACCCTGCCCTGTCGTTGTCCACTTTCATGGTGGGCCGGAAGGACAATCTGATGCAGGTTTTTCAGCCTATGCCCAACTATTTGTCGACGCCGGTTTTATCTTTGTTGAACCCAACATACGTGGTTCTGATGGCTATGGTAAAACTTGGCTGGGTATGGATGACGGTCCGAAACGACTTGATGTTGTCTCCGATATTGAAGATGCAGCCCGTTATATCCGCACCAATTGGGGTAAGAATGGTAGAACACCCAAAATCGGTATTGCCGGTGGCAGCTATGGCGGTTATGCCACACTGGCAGGTATGACCCTGTTTGCTGGTGCCTACGATGCAGGTGTCTCAACAGTAGGTATCTCCAATTTGATGACATTCCTGCAGAACACTGCACCATACCGCCGTCAGCTACGAATTGCTGAATATGGCAACCCGGAGACAGACCGTGATGCACTCGTCAAATTGTCACCCATCAACCATATCGACAAATTGGCAGCACCGTTGATGATCATTCAGGGTGTTACCGACCCGCGCGTACCCGTTGGTGAAGCAATACAGATGTATGAGGCTGCCAAGAAGCGTCAGGTCCCCGCCGAATTGATGCTATTTGCTGACGAGGGACATGGAACACAGAAGCGTGAGAATCGTGTCTTCAATATCGGCCATACTCTTCGGTTCTTCGAAACCCATTTGAAGCACAATCCTTGATTGATAAAGGCCGGCATAAAATCGGCCTTTTTATTCTATTTGTCTGTATAGGTCTCCCTGCCTCATTTACCAAGTCAACAAGTGTTCGACCCACTTCATCCAGACAAATAGGAAACATAAATAAATGTTTACCAGCAAATACTTAGCAATTAACATAACTGGATTTCCCTATTCAGTATTGCTAAGGTCCCCAGTGAATAAGTTTGTCAAGATTGTAGTCACTATCATTGTGATAATCGGCGTTTCCAAGTTGGTACAGAAAGTAATGTTGAACAAGTACGACCCGAAAGTGGTTATGACTCAGCTTGCTACCGAGATCAATGCCACGTTGCCCAGACAGGTCGATCCTGTGGTTACCCTGACTAAAGTCGAATTCAACGGTAAGCTTTGGCAAGCCAATTACACGGTTGCCAAAGGTAATGTGATCGATTTATTGAAGAAAGACGAAATTGAGGCACAGGCAATTCAACAAATCTGCGCAGGCGAGATGAAACGTGTCCTGAAGGAAAACATCACGATTGAGTACGTGATTCATTACACGGATTTACAAGATACAGCGCAAAAGCAGTACATCACGATTCCACCGAATAGCTGTCCAAGTACATAACAGCAAACTAATCAATGTAAACCTGGCCAAGATCCCAGCCAGGTTTATCACATCACTACAGTTACTCAGCGCTTACTTAGATCTACCAAGCCTTGCAAATGGCCACGGAATCCATGTTTGATCTGTGTGTAGGTACGGCGATCTTTCTTTGCCAGTTTGCCCGCCATTTCCAATGTTTGTGGTAACAGAACATCCGCAGCCACGGCCAAATCAACAACACCACGTTTAGCCGCTTCTTCTCCACCGATCGGGCGGCCGGTCAGCACCAATTCCAAACGAGTTTGTTCATTTGGTAACAGTTTGACGATCTCTGTCATTACTGGGCTCAACCCCAGTTTCAGATCAATCTCCGGAAAGCACAGAAATCCCCGGTCAGCACGCATGGTACGAAAGTCAAACGCTGAAGCAATCAATGCACCGCCTGCATAGGCATGGCCATTCAAACAAGCGACAGTGGGCAGGTTGATCAAAGCCAGGCGCAACAACAATTGATCCAGGCGCGGGACGAAATGGCCGAACAAATATTCCATTCCCTTGGATTGGATATATTCTAGATCGATACCATTACTGAAGAATTTTGGATCATCACTGGTCAACACCAGCGCAGCATTGCCACTTTCCGCTTCGATTTGATCCAATACTGCATTGTATTCATCAAGTACTTCATCAGTGAAGGTATTCGCACGAGCACCATTGATCTGCGTGAGCAGATAGAGGTCGTCCTGCTTGTCGAGCTTGAGTGTAGCCATGAGGAACTCCGGGTTGATGAACTTGGCCATCATGCCTGTTTGCCAAAATTCAATCAAGCGACCGTTTGAAAGTGAGGCGCTTACAGTATATTGCTCGCCCAAATGAGGAATGGGCGTGATTCACCCATCTACCGGAGCGACTGCCCGCGTTAGGGTCACAATATCCGCAGACTTGACATGCTTTAACTGCTTGTGCAACAACTTGTAGGTATCAATATCAAAACGTGGCTTGGGCGGTTCAGCCAGTAAAGTTTGCAGCGCAGCTTCGTCACTAACTGTACCCAGATAACACCAGTGATCTATTACATGTAGGTCTTGACGAGAGCCCATTGCGTCTTGCTCACGAATGGCAATACAACCGCCATAGGGCCACGCTTGCACCCGAGCCTTACTCAATGCGGTCAACACACGAATATTGTGCATACTAGGTGCTTCCCGCCCCACACAGGCCCCGCGACACCGCTTTAATTGATAGGCAAAGCAAGGCTTGGTGACACTACGGTTTGCGCTTTCCAAACCCATACGGATCAAACAGAGTTGGTTGACATCTGCAATCTTGCGCAGTGTGTTCTGAGCCTCTCGTTGCGAATGGTAAAGGCCGTAAAGATTCTCTTGCCATCCAAAATCGAGATCCTGCGCATATACCAGTTTAGGTTGCAAAAAGCCATCATCCGTTTCTTGCAACTGCCATGCACACATCTCTCCATTACGGCGAAGACGCTGATTCAACGTAGGCTGCAGATCTTTGATCAGTCTTGCCTCAGTCAACAGCGCCCCCAGTTCACCCGCCGTTTCGAACCATTCAATACGACGTACTTGCTGTGAAATCTGCATCTCTTTACCGTTTTGAGCATCGGCAGCAAAATGCTGTAGCACCCGCTTGCGAATGTTGGTGCTTTTGCCAACATAAATCGGTAGTTGGTTCTCACCAAACATCAGGTAAACACCGCACGTCTCTGGCAGGTCTTCCACTACTTCGCGATCCAGGAAAGGTGGAAGTGTAGGCTGCTTAGTCAGTTCCGCTACCGCTTCCTTCAAGGCGTCAGGCTGTTCCCGCTCCAACTTGCGCACAAACAACCACAACGCCCTGGCATCGGCCAAGGCACGGTGACGTTCATCCACCGGCAGCGCGTGGCGAGCAATGATGCTGTCCAGATTGTGTTTGTATTCGCGAGGATACAGCCGACGTGACAGTTTGACCGTACACAGTACCTCGGAACGGAAAGACAGATTCAGACGCTTGAATTCATTTTTTAGGAAGCCATAGTCAAATCGGGCGTTATGGGCCACAAACAGCTTGCCAGTCAAACGCTGTGCTAGGTCCGGTGCAACTTCGGCGAACGTAGGTGCACTTTGTACCATGTCATTGCTGATACCTGTCAGTCTCTCGATAAATGGCGGGATAGCCATCTGCGGATTGATCAGGGTACTCCATTCAGACACACCTTCCGGCCCCATTTCCACCACGCCAATTTCGGTGATACGGTCCGTGGTGGTCGAGCCCCCGGTGGTTTCCAGGTCTACAAATACAATGGTTTGGTCAAACATGGTGTCCGTCTGCATCAATTCAGCGGCCTGATGATACCTTACCCAATCGCAACTGGGAGGTGCTGAAACATTTGCAAGTCGATTTCTGCCAAGGAGTTGATCACATTTGCAACACCGGGCACGGTATGTAGTCTCGCGTGTTCCTGTGTAGGCCCCAAGGCCACGATATGGCCAATCCCGGCGGCACGGGCGCTCTCGATACCTGAGACAGAATCCTCTACTACCATGCAATGGGCAGGCCGGGTCTGTAAACGTTGCGCCGCACGCAAATACAAATCAGGTGCTGGTTTACCACGCACCGTACCATCGTCGTAAATCAGGAACTCCGGGGCAAACCACTGTTGCAAACGATATTGCTGCTCGTAAAACATCATATTTCCCAGACCAGAGCTGGTAGCAATGGCGTAAGGAATGGTGGATTCACGTAAAACATTCAGTAACGGAACTGCGCCGGGGGACAGATGATTTGCAACAGCATCATATGGACACTGCTCGCGATAGATAGCCTCTTTGGCTTCACCCAGCAACAACGCTTCGTCAGCAGTTACATCGCGTGACAGTACATATTCCAATACAGTTCGATTGGTGCGGCCATGGATGTACTGGATGATCTCATCCTGCGTTAACGGGCTACCCCGCAAACGGCGCGCAAATTCACACCAAGCTTGTTCATGAAGGTGGCTGTCCCAGACGAGGACGCCATTGAAGTCAAAGATGATTGCAGCAGGCAAGTTCAATGGGCTTCCTTACTGCAATCATTGATATTACATCGCATCAGTGCAGTCAACTCTGCTGATCACGCAGATGGCTCAGATGATCAGCCATTTCGCGTTTGTAGTGAATAAAATCCATTTCGGGTAATGGTGCCCCTAGACGAACGGCAATTACAGAAAGTTGGCCACGATGATGAGCCATACTGGTCATCATATGGGTCAAGACATCCGGTACCCAACTGGTGTTTTCATGGTTGGCTGTTGTGTGGTAAGTCACGCTGTTCTCGTAGAAAGGATCCTGTTGCAATTCCAGCCAATGTTGAAAAGCACGGGTTTCATGACGTAATGCATGTTTGACGCTTCGCCAGTCACCATGCAACTTTACTGTTTGGGCATGAGGTGGTGTTACACCCTGCATTCTTGCCCACCAGTTCAACCACGCGACCAACATGTGGTTAGCTGTGCCTAGCACTGATTCGTAGTACAGACCTCCCACTTGCCCCAACGCACCTTCATCCAGCTGGTCCACGGCAACAAACAACTGATCATTGGCCCAGTGCTGGTAGTCAGTCTGGTACAGGAAATGCTTTTTCCAGGTAATCATGTCGACCCTTCTCCCGAGAGTATGCCCCGTTCAGCCGTGCAGATAACTACCCCCTTCGATTACACCTGCTCAGCCAGTTTATCTTCAATCAGCTTATGCAACTCTGTCATATTGGGTTCGCCAATGAAGCGCTGCACAATATTGCCGCGTTTGTCGATCAGATAGGTTGTTGGCGTTACCATCACCCCTCCATAAGCCTGCGCAGCCTTGCCTTCCACATCCAATGTCACCGGGAATGGCAATTGATTCTTTTCAGCATAGTTCAGAACATAATTTGGCGGGTCGTAACTCATGGCTACCGCAACGGTTTCATAGCCTTTATCCCGGTACTTTTGATAAGTGGCGACCAACTGGGGCATTTCCTTGACACATGTCCCGCAACTGGTTGCCCAGAAATTGACCAGCGTGACTTTGCCCTTAGGTGCCAATGCTACTGGCTGTCCTTTGATTGAGGTCATCGATACATTCGGCGCGCTCTCGGCAGCCCCAAACGGGGAACATGCAGCAAGGCCAGCTGTCACGACCAAAGCAATTGAAGTACGAAGCAAACGGATTGACATGCGCAAGTTCCAGCAAGTGACGAGTGTTGAAAGGTTGGATGACAGGTATTTTCCGGAGTTCCATGATACTTGTCACTCGTCGTCTTGGTGTCATTGTCATGGACTTCATAAACTCTGCTATGCTCCGCTCCAGACCTTGCGTTGTGCATGGATGCCAGCGCTGACCTTCAGGAGAAAACCATGAAACTGATTGCGACCGTATTTGCTGGTCTGATGTCCACAATGACTGCAGCACATGCTGAAGATGCGCCAAACAAGCAGCAAAACAAAATGGCTCAATGCAATAAAGAGGCTGAAGGCAAAAAAGGTGACGAACGCAAGAAGTTCATGAGCGACTGCCTAAAGAACAAGAAAAAGGCCCAACAAGAAAAAATGGCCTCATGTAACAAAGAAGCAGAGGGTAAAAAAGGGGATGAGCGGAAGAAATTCATGAGTGAATGCCTGAAAAAAGATGGTTGATCAGACGACCCCTCAATGGCAAGCCGGCAAAAACCTCGCCGGCTGGTGTATAACCTGTCAGCAGACCTTGGCCGCGGCCACATCAACCTGCACTGTCTCTACCCCATCGGTCAACCACACCTGACCTTCCTGGATGGTACACTGCAACTGCATCGTCCGTTGAGCCAGTTTGGCCAGCTCCACTGCCGTAACATACGGCAAGTTATAGACTGTCAGACTTTCCAGCCTGTTGACCTTGTTTTTGATCTGTTCCCACCAGATATCAGCACTGTTACCACTATAGGCGAACACAACCGTCTTTTCGGCGCGGCTACAGGCTTTACGTAACCGCTTTTCATCAGGCTGCCCCAGCTCAATCCACAATGCCATATCACCCGTCAACTCCATCAAGCAGATATCAGGAGTTTCGTCGTCACAAAGACCTTTGCCAAAATCCAACCGTTCGTGGGCATATAGCGCATATGCCAGCAAACGCACCATCATCCGTTCATCGTTTTCTGAAGGATGGCGTGCAAGCGTTACGTTATGGTCTTGATAATAATGCCGATCCATATCGGCAATCTGCAATTGCGCTTTGAAAATGGTTGCTTTCAGCGCCATCGATTTAACCTCGCTCAGAAAAACGCATACCCACTTGCGCCCGCGCATACCAAGCTACCAGCTCGCCTGCTTGTGCCGAATCCATATGCGGAGACCATGCGGCCTGATCAAACTCGGGCAACGGTTGATAGGGCCCATGTTTCACTTCAAATATTACGCCACCACTGTCCAGTGATAGAACTGCATGCCACTGCCCCGCCGGTGTTTCAACAACTGCCGCATCTTCACCCAACACGCGACGATCCGTTACTACACCATCCTCATCAAAGTGCAGCACCAGGAATCGTCCCACCAATGGATATAACAATTCCCAGGTGTGTGGGTGACGATGTGGCCTGACATAAGTGTCGGGCTCCATCGCGATTGCCAACCTTTGGATTGGATCGCCCAACTCCAGATGAAGGTTGAGATTGGCTCGGCGACGCAACGATCGCTGAGCCTGTCCGACCAATTCACCCAACTGTGCGGGAGAAATATGTTTCATGCCAACATGATCCAGAAAATAACATGAGTGCCCAAAACAAAAAGCCCGGATTGCTCCGGGCTTTTTGATCTAACCGTGTAATATTACACTGGTTGGATGTTCGAGGCTTGCTTGCCTTTCGGACCATTGGTGATCTCGAAGCTGACCTTTTGGTTTTCGGTCAGCGTCTTGAAACCATTGGACTGAATTTGCGAGAAGTGCGCGAACAGATCGTCGCCACCATCGTCAGGCTTGATAAAACCAAAACCTTTGGAGTCATTGAACCACTTAACGGTACCAGTTGCCATGTGTGTTTCCCTATTAATCAATGGGTAGTATAAAGATGGGCAAAGCCCTAATGTGCATGAGAATCAAGGGGAACGGCAAACTGTGGTGCGGTCTTCAACCACTACAACGGCTAACAAATTCTGCTTGAAATTCCTGCTGACAACATTGTGCGCGAAAACTCCTGATTTAGGAAGCGTTTTCTTGCAAAAAGATCATTAACCATGTTTACACAAGCGACCTGATTATTATCTTGGCCGTTCGATTTTGGCCAAAAACTGGTCGAGCTGCCTTGCAAATGCTTGTCGATCTGCTTGACCGAATGCAGCTGGGCCGCCTGTTTCCACACCGCTGGAACGGAGCGTGTCCATGAAGTTGCGCATGTCCAACGCTTCGCGAATGTTTTCCTTAGTGTAGAACTCGCCACGCGGATTCAAAGCAAAAGCATGTCGATCAACGACAGCGGCGGCTAGTGGAATATCAGCCGTGACTACCAGATCTCCCGATGCCACTTGATCAGCAATATGGTTATCCGCCACGTCGAAACCCTTGGGCACCTGGACCGATCGAATATAGGGCGAGGTCGGTACTCGTAAAAACTGATTGGCCACCAGAATCAATTCAAGTTGAATACGCTCCGCTGCTCGATACAGGATCTCTTTGATTACCATCGGGCACGCGTCAGCGTCCACCCAGATTCGCATGCTCATACTGTTCACTCCTACTCGTATACGGGCACAATGTCTGCAAAAACAAACTCGTCACGTTCCACCACAATGCCAACCTGAACCGAAATCGGGTAATTGAAGAACGGGCCATCAACCACTATGGTGTGAAATTCACCCCGTTCACCACATGGGTCAGCCTCCGGTGGCAACTGTTCGATGGCCTGTCGGTTCCACTCACATCCAGCCAGTCCGGATGGTGCCTGACGAGGATCGACACAACAAACATAGGCTTTCACACCAGCGGCTAGCATTTGGTCTGCCAAAACGTCTGTTGGTATCCCCCACAATGGGAATACCGGCTCGATACCTATATGACACAAGCTTTCTTCACGATAGCGTCGTACATCTTCTAGAAACAGGTCACCAAAAGCCATACATTCGATTCCCTGCATTTTCACCTTGTCGACAAATTCCCACATAGCGTTTGCATAATCGGCATCACTACAGGGATGGGGTATACGAATGACGTGCACTGGCAAACCGGCAGCGGCAGCTTGTTGCTGCAACAGTGACATTTGTGTCGCATGCATGGCAACACGGTTAAAAACTGCATTGACCGTGGTAAACAGCCCAACTACCTCATATTCGGACTGTTGACGCAGTACATGTAAGGCCCATGCACTGTCTTTACCGCTGCTCCAGCTTAATAAGGTCTTTTTTCGCATCTGCCGCTTACACCAGTCAAGGCAAACCTTGGCATCAGGCCCAGCCAGCGTAACGTCCCCCATGTCGAGTAGCAAAGCCCCGCATAGCTACTTCTGCCGCGGTCATTGGGGGCGAGTGTGGTGCCATTTGCAACGTAACAATGGCAATCCACCCATAGCGGTCATCATCACCATCGTATTCGCTGATCTCGACCTGGTACTCAAGTTCGGCACAGTCATCAGCAAATGCTTCAGCCTCGTCAGGCTCAGCAAACAGAAAGGTAAAGTCGATATAACGAATAGGTTCAGTCATGGCTTTGGCATCAATGAAAACAACGTAGCCGGATTATAGTTCAGCAGGTGGTTGCAACCCTGCAGCAAAGATGTCACTCGGTTTTGATAGAACGCTGTGCTTTTTGTTCATTTTGATCTGCAGTCCTCAATCACGGAGCTCTTCCATGAACCGCAAATGCGCATTGATCCCCATCGCATGTCTAGTGAGCCTACCCTACGTGGCACAAGCTGAATTACCCAACCCCGCCCGATACCTAGCTACCCTCAGTTTCGACGGCAAAGATTACTTTGACTCAGGCGAAAAAAATTTTCCACATGCCTTTCGTTTCACCTCCTATGACGGCAACGTGGAACACAACAAAGAAAACGAGGTCAATTTCAAGATAGGTGACACCATCACCGGAACAGGCTCTACGGGTCAACCCAACCGCGGGCCAAATGACCAGCGACCTGCCGTGTATTTCCATGTATCACGTGCTGGCAAATACGAGGTTTACCAATACTGGTTGTATTACGCTGACAATGACTGGATCAACAATCATGAGCATGATTGGGAAATGTACTTTGTCTATCTGAAAGATGGTAAGCCGAGCCATTTGCTGGTTGGCAGCCACTATGGGAACACATTCCATAAATGGGAAGACATTGCCAAAGATGACAGCCATCCCATCATGGGTGTGGACGGCGGCTCGCATGCCATGAAGCTGGCAAATGAAGACGGGGTGAAGATTCGCTATGATGGCCAGATCACTAAAAACAACGGACGGCTGGATGCAGGGCATGGCACAACCCACTCTTGGATGATCTATAGCAATGACCCTGCCATTGGCGTGACCCATTATGCACAGACGCCAAATACATTCTATTACGGTGACCCCGCTTGGCAATCGGGTAACAGCGAATACAGCGACCCACGGCCAGCACCATGGATTCGACCCGAATGGTCCAACCCACCTCAGCCTTAGCTGATCAGCCAAGGTTCAGGTGAATGCGGGATACTGTCAAAGTCGATTACGGTAAAAGGGCCCGGGTGACAGCCCATCCCCACCCGCCAGATCAAGAAAGGAGTCATAGATGACCAAGCCACTTTTTGCCTTGCTGTTGTGCACATTTGCACTGACTGCATGTAGCAAGCCCGACAACCATGTTGAAGCTGCCAAGGAATCAGCAGGGCAAGCCTGGGAATCAACTAAAGATGCGGCTGGGCATGCTGGATCAGCAGCCAAATCCATCGGCGAAGCGGCCAGGGAAACAGCCAAGGAGGCCACTGCCGAGGGTAAGGAGGTATTGAAGGAAGCGGGTGAGAAGGCCAAGGATGCAGCTACCGAAGCCAAAGCCAAGGCTCGCGAGGCCGCCAGGATCGCTGCCGACAAAACCAAGGAGGCCGCACAGGAAACCAAGCAATCGATTGATAAAGCAGTCGATCAAGCCAAGGACGCTGTCAGCAAATAAGCGCCGCCCCCTGTCCGCGAGCACAGCACCCTTGCCCCAATTGGTGCAAGGGTGCTGTATTTTTGTTGGTGCAGCCTCGCTTCTGACGGTAATTCAAGCAGATATCGGATAGATGATGCGATAATCACAGCTTATTCTCCGATTCGAAAAAGCAATATGAGCATTCAATGGTTCCCAGGCCACATGGCCTCTGCCCGCAAACAAGCGGCCAAGACCATGGCCCTGGTCGATGTGGTGGTCGAGGTGGTCGATGCGCGCATTCCGGCAGCAAGCAGCAACCCGATGATCCACGAACTACGTCGCGAGCGGCAACGGCCATGCCTGAAAGTACTGAACAAGACCGATATCGCCGACCCGACAGTAACAGCCCAATGGCTAACGCACTTCCAGCAGGAAAAAGGTGTCACAGCGGTGGCGCTGTCCTGCAACAAACAAAGCGATGTCGCCAGAATTCCCGCGCTGGCACAAAAGCTGGCACCCCATCGGGACGACAACATCAAGCCGCTTCGCTTAATGATCATGGGTATTCCCAATGTCGGCAAATCCACCCTGATGAATGCCATGGTCAAGCGTAAAGTGGCCCAGGTTGGTGACCAGCCCGCTGTCACCAAAAGTGAACAACGCATCGACATCAGCCCGCGCCTGACTGTTTACGATACCCCAGGCCTGTTATGGCCAAAAATCAAATATCCGCTGGACGGTTTCATGCTGGCTGCCTGTCATGCTGTTGGCACCAATGCAGTCATGGAAGAGGAAGTTGCTGCTGCCTTGGGTGACATGCTGCTGGCCCGCTACCCTGCCACGCTGGAAAAGCGTTACGGACTGGATGCCAGCAATATGGACGGCGTGGCAATCGTGGAGGCAGTCGGTAAACGCCGTGGTTGCCGCAAAAAAGGGGGGGAGCTGGATCTGGAAAAAGCAGCCTTGATCTTGCTGACCGATTTCCGTAGTGGCATTCTGGGCCGCATCAGCCTGGAAACCCCCGATACCCGCCAAGCCATGATGGA harbors:
- a CDS encoding adenine nucleotide alpha hydrolase, with translation MRKKTLLSWSSGKDSAWALHVLRQQSEYEVVGLFTTVNAVFNRVAMHATQMSLLQQQAAAAGLPVHVIRIPHPCSDADYANAMWEFVDKVKMQGIECMAFGDLFLEDVRRYREESLCHIGIEPVFPLWGIPTDVLADQMLAAGVKAYVCCVDPRQAPSGLAGCEWNRQAIEQLPPEADPCGERGEFHTIVVDGPFFNYPISVQVGIVVERDEFVFADIVPVYE
- a CDS encoding ribonuclease E inhibitor RraB, which produces MTEPIRYIDFTFLFAEPDEAEAFADDCAELEYQVEISEYDGDDDRYGWIAIVTLQMAPHSPPMTAAEVAMRGFATRHGGRYAGWA
- the ylqF gene encoding ribosome biogenesis GTPase YlqF, whose amino-acid sequence is MSIQWFPGHMASARKQAAKTMALVDVVVEVVDARIPAASSNPMIHELRRERQRPCLKVLNKTDIADPTVTAQWLTHFQQEKGVTAVALSCNKQSDVARIPALAQKLAPHRDDNIKPLRLMIMGIPNVGKSTLMNAMVKRKVAQVGDQPAVTKSEQRIDISPRLTVYDTPGLLWPKIKYPLDGFMLAACHAVGTNAVMEEEVAAALGDMLLARYPATLEKRYGLDASNMDGVAIVEAVGKRRGCRKKGGELDLEKAALILLTDFRSGILGRISLETPDTRQAMMDAQVEVPATDTADENIDDQA